CTCGGATTACTCCGACGAACGGGCCAGACGCCGCGAGGACAACGAGCGTCACTGCCGCGCTCGGGCCGAGTACGAGGCAAACGCCGACGAGACTTTTGTCGCCGACTCGCAGGCGTACTACCGCGACCTCGACAGACCCATCGACCGGACGAAGTGGGCCTACCTGAAGCGACGGAAGGCGTGGTTCCACCCGCCGGTGGAGTGGGGCCGGTTCGCGGCGCCCGGCACCAGTCGGATTCTCGACGCCGGCTGTGGCGACGGCGACGGGACCCAGCGCGTCGCCGACTTCATCGCCGGGCGGTGGCGGGCGGCCGGCTACGACGGGTTCCCGCTGGAGATCGTGGGTGCCGACCTCTCGGCGTCCCGAATCGAGAACGCCCGCCGTCACACCGAATCACCACACGAGAAGATCACGCTGCGGTTCGAACAGGACGACGTGGCTGCTGGGCTGGACTACGGCGACGACTTTTTCGACTACACGCTCGCGATGGGCTTTTTCGAGGTGCTCGACGAGCGGTTCGACGACGCCCTGTCGGAACTCGAGCGGCTGACGGCACACGGACTGTACGTACGGGACATCCTCGAAGACTATCCCGGCCTGTCGGCCAGGCCGGACCTGGA
This sequence is a window from Haloarcula salinisoli. Protein-coding genes within it:
- a CDS encoding class I SAM-dependent methyltransferase; the encoded protein is MRIPTPADFRELESWGLLADPMAAVSDYSDERARRREDNERHCRARAEYEANADETFVADSQAYYRDLDRPIDRTKWAYLKRRKAWFHPPVEWGRFAAPGTSRILDAGCGDGDGTQRVADFIAGRWRAAGYDGFPLEIVGADLSASRIENARRHTESPHEKITLRFEQDDVAAGLDYGDDFFDYTLAMGFFEVLDERFDDALSELERLTAHGLYVRDILEDYPGLSARPDLDDALAERGFDVVARHRIFEEPFTESGTEDPLAVWPMNVHQVLFGAVRDPVAHDTRY